The stretch of DNA GAATGGGTCAAAATAGCAATAGATATACCGTCACAGGCAATAGATTCGCTTCGAAAAAAGATGGCATTAGCGTTCGCGGTAAAATTTAAATAGGAATTACCTGTAAGTGACATGGCTCATTACTACCATTGATATTTATCAATACTCTACCGCAAATGATCGGTGAGACATCATCTGTGTAATAGCTTTTATGCTTTTTTAAATGAATTATTTGTTAAGTCCGGCGATTGTTTTGCATCCAGACAAATTTTTTCATTTTTGATTTTGAGCACTGAATCATGCCTTTTTCTTCTAACTTCAGTAACCAGTTTCTGGCTATGTATATTGAAACATTGCAATTATTGGAGATCTCTCTTGTCGTGACCTCGCCATTATTAACAATTGTGTCATAAATTTCTTTCATCAGTTTTACAGAGCAAGGGCGACTGATATGCTCGTCCGTTTCGGTACTACGGAATCTTTCCATCTGAGTGAACCTGTCTTAAAGTACAGGGTGATTTTATCACAAGATACTATATGTGAAATTATAATTATAAGTACTGCGTAATATTTTCTGTTTTTATATCAGACCTAAATTTATGGTGATAAAATATTCGGTTGTGCCCACGGTTTTATTAACTCTTTTATAGGATTGTTGGTACATATCTGAAACGCAGTTAACATTCATGAAAAATAGAGTCAGATTATTCCGTAAGGTGGCGTTTGCAAGAGGGTGTAGGTCAGTAACGGCAACGTATCAACATTGAAAGTAAATACTTTACTGCCTGGAGCGGCATCTGGCTGGCGTAAGCTTTCGAGAGACGATGTATAATCCGTAAAAGAATAACTCTGAAATCTATTATTCCAGAGTAATATAATTGATAAGCTACAATGTGGCATACGAGGTTAAAAAAAATTAACGATTGCATACTGAAAGTTGAGTTCGCCCCGGTCGTAGTAAAACGCTTTAATGCTTACATCCTCCTGGGTCTCACTTGCAAGATAAACTCTTGCGATACCCTGTTCATCGGTAACCCGTGTTGTATGCGATAGTCTGGCGTGTCCATTGCACAGGAACGACAGCGTTAACCCACCCACCGGCGTATCGCCCTCTTTTACGCAAAAATCGATGCAGTTTATTTCATGAGTGCCGACACTGGCTCTTTCCTGAATGGGTGTGTAGCCGATGGATTGCATGTTTCATTACCTCATTTCTAGGGGCTTAGAAAAATTAAGCCGCTGTTACAAAATGCACTTTTGTTCTGGAAACAATATTGTCGTCGTCGGTGTATGCGCTGACGATAACAGGCTCTGCGACAGTGTTGTAAACATATAACGTAGCGGTACCTGAATCATCGGTAGTCAGGGTCCGTCTGGAGGGGTAGGCAGTGACGCTTTGCAAAACAATCGAGATCTCTTTTTTTTCATTTACATTATGAGCACTCTTTTTCGTCAGGATATAGAGTATCTCGCAGTAAGCTTTACCATCAGCATCCACCTTATCTCCGATGATATGGCTGGTTAAGGCATTAAGCTCATCTGCTTTAGAAAATGAAATTCCGTTGACGATGAGCATGTCTTTCTCACCATAGATCTCGACGGAGATAAAGAAATCACCCTCAGACCGGGCTGTACAGCTGACCACTGCCTTACCTTCGGCATCCGTTAACAGAAATCTGTCTGCCAGCGTCAAATTCGTGCTCGGCAAAAACTGCAGCAATTTCTCCCGAACCGGATTTCCGAGTGAATCCAAAACTTTAATGGATACCTTGTTTTGGCTGATGCCATCCGCGGCGGCGTTGTTTTCGATCAGAGTACTTTCTAAGTGATAAGAAGCTTCGACGTTGCTGAATACCAGGGTGTCAACAGCGCCCTGAAAAAGGCCATCAATGGCCGGAGAGGCGGAGATCATTACTTTCTCTGCCTCGGTATTGGTCACATTCAGGACAAAATTACCGCCTGCATCCGTCTGGCCAAACGCTGAAGATAATGCCGCGTGACCCGCTGAACTGACCGCTGAGAATTTAAGATACTCATCGGCGTAAGGCACACCGTTTCTCGTCAAATGATAAATAATGGTGTTTTCTTTTTTGCCATCCGCGACCGCATTGTTGTCCTGAACGGTCGACTTAAGAATGATGATATCGTCCATCTTAAAGTCCTGTATTTTCGCTATTGGGAACCGATAATGAGTTTTAAAAAGGCCACGGCGGGTTTTAAGCCGCGGCCTCGCTCTCGAGAAAAATTAATTAACGCCTAAATCAATAATGATCAGGGTGTAGGTCAGTGAAGAATAATCCCCAATCTGATAGTAAACATTTGTCGCGGTATCAACCCCGCCGTGGGTACATTTTGCAATAGCACCGTCGTAGTTAAAGTCATTAAACTTCGCATAGTGCGGGTCAGAAATAATCTGGCACGACTGCGATGTTTTGATGATGTTATAACCGTCCTGGCACATCTGTTTTTTAACATCGCCCGCTTCTTTGGTGCTGAGCATAAATTGATAAGAGTGGCCGGTAATAAAGTCATACTGACTGCTGGTAAACATATCAAGGCTGCAGAAAGTGTCACTGGTGATCGTGCCAGAGGTGACCGAAACAGGTTTTCTGAAGTTAACGACGGTTTCCTCGCTGATATCCTCAATATCTGTTGTGGCTGTTACTGTTACGCTTTCAGCGACGGAGTTGTAGATTTTTAACGAGGCAAGCCCATTTGAATCTGTGATCAGTTTGTTTTCCGAGACAGTGACATTGCCGCTGTTCACTTTAATATAAATATTATGCCCTTCAGCGGCATCCAGAGAGTTGGCTTTGGTCAGGCTGTACTGAATCTGGCAATAATCACCTTTCCCCTCAGTGGCCTCGGCATTATCTCTGACGACAATACCGATTAAATCCTTAATATATTCCGGTTTTGCAAAAGAGATTCCTTCAACAATACAGTTGGTATCACTGTTTGGGTAGAGCAGTGCTTCGATACTGTAATCGCCCGCCGGCACGAGGGCGGTACAGGAGACGGTGACTTCACCGTTTAAATCTGTCTCATGGTACTGGCCGTCAGGCAGAGAAAGATTATGGCTTGCAATGCAGTTTAGTACCTTATGCATTGCCGGTGCGCCCGTTTTGGTGTCCGTGACCTTAAACAGCACGGCATTGGTGCTGGTACCATCGGCGGAGGCGTTATTCGACACAATAGAGCCGACGATAGTATAAGGAGAAACAACGGCTTCGAAGATGAGTTCAACCGGTTTGGCTTTTACGCCAATTAATACCGCCTCTGCTTCAACGGTCACCGTCTCTGCAAATGCGTTGGTAATATTGATAGATGCAGTGCCGAAGTCATCGGTCATGATGGTGGTTGGATCCGCCGTTGCACTGCCCGAGACGTTAACAAAAATGTACTGTCCGGCAACCGGGGCGGTGCCGTTTTTCAGAGAATAGACAACGACGATTTTATCCAGCCCATCAGCAGCGGCCGTGTTATCACCCAGCACGGTTGCCGTTAATGTTTCCTGCCCTTCCACAGCCTCTTCAAACACGCTTTCGATTTGGGTGGAAATAAAATCACCGTGGTAGCAAACGGCTTTAACCAGAATATGGCCCGCGACTTCACTTTT from Cedecea neteri encodes:
- a CDS encoding Ig-like domain-containing protein: MDDIIILKSTVQDNNAVADGKKENTIIYHLTRNGVPYADEYLKFSAVSSAGHAALSSAFGQTDAGGNFVLNVTNTEAEKVMISASPAIDGLFQGAVDTLVFSNVEASYHLESTLIENNAAADGISQNKVSIKVLDSLGNPVREKLLQFLPSTNLTLADRFLLTDAEGKAVVSCTARSEGDFFISVEIYGEKDMLIVNGISFSKADELNALTSHIIGDKVDADGKAYCEILYILTKKSAHNVNEKKEISIVLQSVTAYPSRRTLTTDDSGTATLYVYNTVAEPVIVSAYTDDDNIVSRTKVHFVTAA
- a CDS encoding Ig-like domain-containing protein, translated to MSEINVRATNFYIHSNDVATANNVDTNTITATLRDDATPVPGISVNFIVTAEGATFSNGRQDISAITNEAGICNVELKSEVAGHILVKAVCYHGDFISTQIESVFEEAVEGQETLTATVLGDNTAAADGLDKIVVVYSLKNGTAPVAGQYIFVNVSGSATADPTTIMTDDFGTASINITNAFAETVTVEAEAVLIGVKAKPVELIFEAVVSPYTIVGSIVSNNASADGTSTNAVLFKVTDTKTGAPAMHKVLNCIASHNLSLPDGQYHETDLNGEVTVSCTALVPAGDYSIEALLYPNSDTNCIVEGISFAKPEYIKDLIGIVVRDNAEATEGKGDYCQIQYSLTKANSLDAAEGHNIYIKVNSGNVTVSENKLITDSNGLASLKIYNSVAESVTVTATTDIEDISEETVVNFRKPVSVTSGTITSDTFCSLDMFTSSQYDFITGHSYQFMLSTKEAGDVKKQMCQDGYNIIKTSQSCQIISDPHYAKFNDFNYDGAIAKCTHGGVDTATNVYYQIGDYSSLTYTLIIIDLGVN
- a CDS encoding Ig-like domain-containing protein, which codes for MQSIGYTPIQERASVGTHEINCIDFCVKEGDTPVGGLTLSFLCNGHARLSHTTRVTDEQGIARVYLASETQEDVSIKAFYYDRGELNFQYAIVNFF
- a CDS encoding FaeA/PapI family transcriptional regulator; the encoded protein is MERFRSTETDEHISRPCSVKLMKEIYDTIVNNGEVTTREISNNCNVSIYIARNWLLKLEEKGMIQCSKSKMKKFVWMQNNRRT